The Paenibacillus uliginis N3/975 genome has a window encoding:
- a CDS encoding helix-turn-helix transcriptional regulator, with translation MSFQLGDCTLLERLNEKGWTQAEFAKRMGVSRQYVSKLINGERKMSLEFAFNAAHILGCRITDLYILKVVRRS, from the coding sequence ATGAGTTTCCAGCTCGGGGATTGCACCCTGCTGGAACGACTAAATGAGAAGGGATGGACACAAGCAGAGTTTGCTAAACGTATGGGTGTTTCACGCCAGTATGTAAGTAAGCTCATCAATGGAGAACGCAAGATGTCCCTCGAATTTGCCTTTAATGCTGCTCACATTTTAGGCTGCCGCATCACAGATTTATACATCCTCAAAGTCGTTCGCAGGAGTTGA
- a CDS encoding phage tail protein I, giving the protein MINIDQISIYDLLPPNAQADPTVSAAARSLDSHMQELTQQVKDLSFYRRLLAGKITDAEADERAWQNHVDFWDTSLPLEQKIQLLMNAKEFHRIKGTPAAIEDLVTILFGEGKVEEWFEYGGEPGYFQVITNNPEVTQEKAQEFYRAVESVKRLSAHLERVILSQSEPINLYFAGVLRMGEKMTVRMV; this is encoded by the coding sequence ATGATTAATATCGATCAGATAAGCATCTATGACCTACTGCCGCCGAATGCGCAGGCAGATCCGACTGTATCCGCGGCAGCTCGTTCCTTGGATAGCCACATGCAGGAACTCACTCAGCAGGTTAAAGATCTTTCCTTTTACCGCCGACTACTTGCAGGAAAGATCACGGATGCCGAAGCGGATGAGCGGGCGTGGCAGAACCATGTTGATTTCTGGGATACGTCACTTCCCTTGGAGCAGAAGATTCAACTGCTGATGAACGCTAAGGAATTTCATCGGATCAAAGGGACGCCTGCTGCCATTGAGGACCTGGTAACGATCCTCTTTGGTGAGGGCAAGGTCGAAGAGTGGTTTGAATACGGAGGGGAACCGGGTTACTTTCAGGTCATTACGAATAATCCGGAAGTAACGCAGGAGAAAGCACAGGAATTCTATCGAGCGGTCGAATCGGTCAAGCGGCTGAGCGCTCATTTGGAGCGAGTGATCCTGTCTCAATCTGAACCGATTAACTTATATTTTGCTGGTGTGTTGCGTATGGGCGAGAAAATGACAGTAAGGATGGTGTAA
- a CDS encoding helix-turn-helix domain-containing protein: protein MDNSNRIRERRKELGLSGPEVAAELGISTQYLYDIERGKRGLSGEILINVSEILKATTDYLLKKTSLNFYGVDITNKNSDPHEESELADIPIEKLNQFKLTYKGHELSKEEADDVINLLEAALKRWKK, encoded by the coding sequence TTGGATAACAGTAACCGTATAAGAGAACGCAGAAAAGAATTGGGGTTAAGCGGTCCAGAGGTGGCTGCCGAACTCGGAATTTCAACTCAGTACCTGTATGATATTGAACGGGGAAAACGTGGACTAAGTGGAGAAATATTAATTAACGTGTCAGAAATATTAAAAGCAACAACCGACTATTTGCTGAAGAAAACGTCCCTCAATTTTTATGGTGTTGATATTACAAATAAAAACTCCGATCCTCATGAGGAGTCGGAGTTAGCTGATATTCCTATTGAAAAGTTAAACCAATTTAAACTTACGTATAAGGGGCATGAATTAAGTAAAGAAGAGGCGGATGACGTTATCAATCTTTTAGAAGCTGCTTTGAAACGCTGGAAAAAATAA
- a CDS encoding DUF3006 domain-containing protein: MIKGVIDRFEDDIAVVEVEDGKTLHYPKHLLPSDAEVGDVIKIDGNHFTVDKDETKKRRNEIDGLMNELFED; the protein is encoded by the coding sequence ATGATAAAGGGAGTTATTGACCGATTTGAGGACGATATCGCTGTAGTCGAAGTCGAGGATGGTAAAACACTGCATTACCCAAAGCATCTCCTACCAAGTGATGCGGAGGTTGGGGATGTTATTAAAATCGATGGCAACCATTTTACCGTGGACAAAGATGAGACAAAAAAGCGAAGAAATGAAATTGATGGGCTCATGAATGAGCTTTTCGAAGATTAA
- a CDS encoding phage holin family protein, producing MGEWSHVIKTISAVSGALMGYMFGGWSLLIHLLLWFVIVDWLTGWAAAWINGELKSRKGYFGIARKVAIFLLVALSHFIDNALGGLQYFQNAVVFFYLANELLSILENVGRMGLPVPKVLRKAIEIFNEKSGEKAVEDDDSGIAHRPIDRLEE from the coding sequence ATGGGGGAGTGGTCACATGTTATAAAAACCATATCCGCAGTATCGGGGGCGCTGATGGGTTACATGTTTGGAGGTTGGAGCCTGTTGATACATTTATTACTATGGTTTGTAATTGTAGATTGGCTGACGGGATGGGCAGCCGCATGGATTAATGGAGAGCTTAAAAGCCGGAAAGGTTATTTTGGAATCGCTCGAAAAGTTGCTATTTTTCTTTTGGTTGCACTTTCTCATTTTATCGATAATGCATTAGGAGGATTACAGTATTTTCAAAATGCTGTGGTCTTTTTTTATTTGGCGAACGAGCTGCTTTCAATCTTAGAAAACGTTGGAAGAATGGGTTTACCGGTCCCAAAGGTATTAAGAAAAGCTATTGAGATATTCAACGAGAAAAGCGGAGAAAAGGCAGTAGAGGATGATGATTCAGGGATTGCACACAGACCAATTGATAGATTGGAAGAATAG
- a CDS encoding ComEC/Rec2 family competence protein: MKKLYITLALILSVLVACSPISSITTSEKETDQTMPKLQQEQASGTLRVYYLDVGQGDSTLIQTPKGQHILIDGGDNHKGDEVVDYLKQLGVKSLDAIIATHPDADHIGGLDTVIDAIPVKSVYAPRVSHTTNTYKDFLLAVKNSGLKIKTAKVGLTLPLDGITAEFVAPVAEYGKDLNAWSAVLRVQYGNTSFLFTGDAEARSEKDMLKSPKLLKVDVLKVGHHGSDTSTSQDFLNAVRPTYAVISAGKDNKYGHPKSAIINRLKRAKVTVYRTDTQGTITAVSDGKTIKFDTVR; encoded by the coding sequence ATGAAAAAACTATACATAACACTTGCACTTATTTTATCTGTACTGGTTGCCTGCTCCCCGATTTCAAGTATTACAACTAGTGAAAAAGAAACTGACCAGACTATGCCAAAGTTACAGCAAGAACAGGCATCAGGCACACTGCGAGTCTATTACCTCGACGTTGGACAGGGTGATTCCACACTGATACAGACACCTAAAGGTCAACATATTCTAATAGACGGCGGGGATAACCACAAGGGCGACGAAGTGGTTGATTATCTTAAGCAGCTTGGCGTTAAAAGTTTGGATGCAATCATTGCAACACACCCGGACGCCGATCATATTGGCGGGTTGGATACGGTGATCGATGCCATACCGGTTAAGTCTGTTTATGCCCCACGAGTATCACACACCACAAATACATATAAGGATTTTTTGCTTGCAGTTAAAAACAGCGGGTTAAAGATAAAAACTGCTAAAGTCGGTCTAACGCTCCCGCTTGATGGAATTACAGCGGAGTTTGTTGCCCCCGTTGCGGAGTATGGCAAAGACTTAAACGCTTGGAGTGCTGTGCTACGAGTACAATACGGCAACACTTCCTTCCTCTTTACTGGCGACGCAGAGGCCAGAAGTGAAAAGGACATGTTGAAGAGTCCAAAACTCTTGAAAGTCGACGTCCTGAAGGTGGGACATCATGGATCGGACACATCGACATCGCAAGATTTCCTCAATGCGGTCAGACCAACGTATGCCGTAATCAGTGCAGGGAAAGATAATAAATATGGCCACCCAAAGTCTGCTATTATCAATCGCTTGAAGAGAGCTAAAGTAACTGTGTACAGGACTGATACTCAAGGTACGATTACTGCTGTAAGCGACGGGAAGACAATAAAATTCGATACTGTGAGGTAA
- a CDS encoding phage holin family protein translates to MEWNMILELIDPRLLIVVVACWVIGFILKKTPKVPDWSIVYIVIVFAVGLTVGLIGWSVEALIQGILAGAFAVFGHQAVKQTKEGIKS, encoded by the coding sequence ATGGAATGGAACATGATTTTAGAACTCATTGATCCAAGGTTGTTAATTGTTGTGGTTGCATGTTGGGTTATCGGATTTATCTTAAAGAAGACTCCGAAGGTACCTGATTGGAGCATCGTTTATATCGTTATTGTGTTTGCTGTGGGACTTACAGTGGGGCTGATTGGATGGAGCGTTGAAGCGCTGATACAGGGAATCCTAGCCGGTGCATTCGCGGTGTTCGGTCATCAGGCTGTGAAGCAAACGAAAGAAGGGATTAAGTCATGA
- a CDS encoding DUF7667 family protein has translation MAVIIHPAHRKLAELVQMIIDHHSGELKVRNLEMRLLFPLLMDNLMLVRETDELKNLALEAQTAGDMDWVQEITVKLDEMEAKYS, from the coding sequence ATGGCAGTCATCATCCACCCAGCACACCGTAAACTAGCCGAGCTTGTACAAATGATAATTGACCATCATAGTGGCGAGCTTAAAGTCAGAAATCTTGAGATGAGATTGCTTTTCCCACTATTGATGGACAACCTCATGCTAGTCCGAGAGACGGATGAGTTGAAGAACCTGGCGCTTGAAGCACAGACAGCGGGGGATATGGATTGGGTGCAAGAGATCACCGTCAAATTAGATGAAATGGAGGCGAAGTACTCGTGA
- a CDS encoding GPW/gp25 family protein has translation MIEHKVIGTPPAAMRFGLTGIDSIKQNIQVIASTYAGTVPLDRAFGISPEVVDQPYPLSQALLVNELIAAITEFEPRAEVISIDYEQGEEEAEQGILRPVIRFVEREVQ, from the coding sequence ATGATTGAGCATAAGGTGATCGGAACGCCGCCGGCTGCCATGAGATTCGGTCTAACCGGCATCGACTCTATCAAGCAGAATATACAGGTCATAGCAAGCACATATGCAGGCACGGTCCCTCTGGATCGTGCCTTTGGTATATCTCCTGAGGTTGTCGATCAGCCTTACCCCCTTTCTCAGGCGCTCCTGGTTAACGAACTCATAGCTGCCATTACCGAATTTGAGCCAAGAGCGGAAGTCATCAGTATTGATTATGAGCAAGGCGAAGAAGAAGCGGAGCAGGGCATCTTACGGCCTGTTATCCGGTTCGTGGAAAGAGAGGTGCAGTGA
- a CDS encoding ORF6C domain-containing protein produces MQAKFLTSVEVQSLQERLSLYEKQIEALKKRVICTRKDQEALRVRGRARMIELLGDPDSENFKANKRRGFSMLWSEYRQWFKPIRSYRDTLEKDYDAGIKFIEEWIPSVQQAISLSCCPLCQQQPGMTEIDDLKLCRSCAKIINEGR; encoded by the coding sequence ATGCAGGCAAAGTTTTTGACATCAGTTGAAGTGCAATCATTACAAGAACGTCTGAGCTTGTATGAAAAGCAAATTGAGGCATTGAAAAAGCGCGTGATTTGCACGCGTAAAGATCAAGAAGCGCTTCGAGTGAGGGGAAGAGCTCGGATGATCGAACTGTTGGGAGATCCGGATTCAGAGAATTTTAAGGCTAATAAGCGGCGTGGATTTTCAATGCTCTGGAGTGAGTACAGGCAGTGGTTTAAGCCGATTCGATCATACCGTGACACCCTTGAAAAAGATTATGACGCGGGAATCAAATTTATTGAAGAGTGGATTCCATCAGTACAACAGGCGATTTCATTATCGTGCTGCCCATTGTGTCAGCAGCAACCCGGGATGACTGAAATAGATGATCTGAAGTTGTGCCGTAGTTGCGCAAAGATCATCAACGAAGGACGGTGA
- a CDS encoding DNA polymerase IV translates to MKASNRVVMLADCQSFYASVEKVDHPQYKDRPLVVAGDPERRSGIVLAACPIAKSKGITTAERIGEAVAKCPDLVVIRPRMQKYIDVSMQITEIYKQYTDLVEPYSIDEQFLDVTGSLHLFGCTPKELAQIIQNHIQESTGVYARFGISETKILAKTACDNYAKKNSSGIYTLTKEMLPETLWKRPVSDMFMAGSRMTRHFVSMGMPTIGSVAETTLGKLKQMMRRKFGKNSDIQAEMYWRIANGIDDSPVRPGTHQVAPKSVGHMMTLPRDYGTLAEIKVILLELTELVCQRCRALGCMGHVVSVGCMGADYDHPTGFNHQMKMEDPSNITNQVYRWACRLLELYWDGLPVRRVGISLTQLTPDTEYQMSLFDSGREKSMALEKATDALKNKYGNSILIRAASMTAAGQALDRSAKIGGHYK, encoded by the coding sequence GTGAAGGCATCGAACCGAGTGGTCATGTTGGCAGACTGCCAATCTTTTTATGCAAGTGTGGAAAAAGTAGACCATCCACAGTACAAAGATCGTCCACTAGTAGTTGCAGGGGACCCAGAGCGGCGGTCTGGCATCGTACTGGCAGCTTGCCCAATTGCCAAGTCAAAAGGGATAACGACTGCAGAGAGGATAGGGGAGGCAGTCGCCAAATGCCCTGATCTTGTTGTTATTAGACCGCGGATGCAAAAGTATATAGATGTGTCCATGCAAATTACGGAGATATACAAGCAGTATACAGACCTTGTGGAGCCGTACAGCATCGATGAGCAGTTTCTGGATGTAACCGGCTCTTTACACCTGTTCGGCTGCACACCAAAGGAACTTGCGCAAATTATTCAAAATCATATCCAAGAGTCAACGGGAGTATATGCCCGTTTTGGCATTTCAGAAACCAAAATCCTAGCAAAGACAGCGTGTGACAATTACGCCAAGAAAAATTCATCCGGCATATACACCTTGACCAAAGAAATGCTTCCCGAAACGCTTTGGAAACGGCCCGTGAGTGATATGTTTATGGCTGGAAGCCGTATGACACGTCATTTTGTCTCGATGGGCATGCCTACGATCGGCAGCGTTGCAGAAACAACGCTTGGTAAGTTAAAGCAGATGATGCGCCGGAAGTTTGGTAAAAACTCAGATATTCAGGCAGAGATGTATTGGCGTATTGCCAACGGAATTGACGACAGCCCAGTACGGCCAGGGACACATCAGGTCGCCCCCAAGTCTGTAGGGCATATGATGACGCTCCCTAGGGATTATGGCACTTTGGCGGAGATTAAGGTCATACTGTTGGAACTAACGGAGCTGGTCTGCCAGCGTTGCCGTGCTCTTGGTTGTATGGGTCATGTGGTATCTGTTGGCTGTATGGGGGCAGATTATGACCATCCCACAGGATTTAACCATCAAATGAAGATGGAGGACCCCTCCAATATTACTAATCAAGTCTACCGATGGGCGTGTAGGCTTCTTGAGTTGTATTGGGACGGTCTGCCGGTCCGGCGTGTAGGCATAAGTTTGACGCAGCTGACACCAGATACGGAATATCAAATGTCGCTGTTTGATTCAGGTAGGGAGAAGTCCATGGCCTTGGAAAAAGCTACTGATGCTTTGAAAAACAAATACGGTAATTCTATTCTCATCAGAGCTGCATCGATGACAGCAGCAGGCCAAGCGCTTGATCGTTCAGCTAAGATTGGAGGACACTATAAATGA
- a CDS encoding helix-turn-helix domain-containing protein yields MDFSKAVKVVMEKTGMRKAEIARATGYSYQHIHDLLAGERRWNEDSINKVCDALGITISISCTATDEKDGEYERANII; encoded by the coding sequence ATGGATTTTTCCAAGGCAGTTAAGGTGGTTATGGAGAAAACGGGAATGAGGAAAGCCGAAATTGCCCGTGCAACAGGATACAGCTATCAGCACATACATGATTTGTTGGCAGGTGAACGTAGATGGAACGAAGACTCGATAAATAAAGTCTGCGATGCACTTGGAATTACGATCAGTATTTCTTGTACTGCTACTGATGAAAAGGATGGTGAGTATGAACGAGCTAACATTATCTAA
- a CDS encoding tail fiber protein: MGAFGGFIQTNKGRNLQAKAEAGALLKFTRMGVGDGQLGGQSITTLNRLISEKKSLPITRLKTLMTAQAIVGAVLSNQDVTTGFYFREMGIFAQDPDEGEILYAYGNSGSGAEYIPPAGAADIIEKTIDMIVTFGQAQNVSAVINSSLIFATPDDVAESLAEAKKYTDEKIAAIDVDIPDASLTEKGIVQLSNATNSVAENMAATPKAVKAAMDEAIAGKQLGVEQKANVVAALNSIGVQASTNESWAQLIPKISAIIRASGNAIAADLLVGKSASNASGPFNGGMPNRSAENTHMPGLESTVWPGDRFFIRPPQGYYDGGSWVTAMVPGLTANNLRSGVNVAGLLGTLIEGKPFASGSAIVKDRIEFTMDGGGRQDTAYIEVNGLAFVPKRIVVYTASLVSAVHVAETGMTGIIQNAWNYLYGNYFTQTFSGTSFRIPVSSRSSAIVGSTVYWEVYG, from the coding sequence ATGGGGGCATTTGGTGGTTTTATTCAGACCAATAAAGGCCGTAACCTGCAAGCTAAGGCAGAGGCGGGAGCATTACTAAAATTTACACGGATGGGTGTAGGTGACGGTCAACTAGGAGGGCAGTCCATCACTACGTTGAACCGGTTGATCAGCGAGAAGAAATCATTACCGATCACTCGGCTGAAAACTTTAATGACGGCACAAGCAATCGTGGGGGCTGTCTTATCTAATCAAGACGTGACCACAGGATTTTACTTCCGGGAGATGGGTATTTTTGCTCAAGATCCTGATGAGGGCGAAATCCTATATGCGTACGGTAATTCAGGCAGCGGAGCAGAGTATATTCCGCCAGCTGGTGCAGCCGATATCATCGAGAAGACAATTGATATGATCGTCACTTTCGGACAGGCTCAGAATGTCTCAGCTGTGATAAACAGCTCCTTGATATTCGCAACTCCTGACGATGTGGCTGAATCACTAGCAGAGGCAAAGAAATATACAGATGAGAAGATTGCTGCAATTGATGTAGACATCCCAGATGCCTCTCTAACCGAAAAGGGTATCGTGCAGCTATCCAATGCAACGAACAGCGTTGCTGAAAACATGGCCGCAACGCCTAAAGCGGTCAAAGCGGCAATGGACGAAGCCATTGCGGGAAAGCAGCTTGGAGTTGAGCAGAAAGCGAATGTGGTTGCCGCGCTCAATTCCATAGGGGTACAGGCATCCACAAATGAATCATGGGCGCAGTTGATTCCGAAGATATCGGCTATCATTCGGGCGTCCGGGAATGCAATAGCAGCGGATCTATTGGTCGGGAAAAGTGCTTCGAATGCCAGCGGCCCATTTAATGGTGGTATGCCTAACCGAAGCGCGGAAAACACCCACATGCCGGGGCTTGAATCAACCGTATGGCCGGGGGACCGCTTTTTCATTCGCCCACCGCAAGGCTATTATGATGGGGGGTCCTGGGTAACGGCGATGGTACCGGGGTTGACTGCGAATAACCTTCGGTCCGGGGTTAATGTTGCGGGCTTGTTGGGTACGTTAATCGAGGGCAAGCCTTTTGCGTCAGGAAGCGCTATTGTGAAGGATCGTATAGAATTTACTATGGATGGAGGCGGGAGGCAAGACACCGCATATATAGAAGTTAACGGACTTGCCTTTGTTCCGAAAAGAATTGTTGTCTATACTGCTAGCCTTGTTTCTGCGGTACATGTCGCAGAAACTGGCATGACTGGAATTATACAAAATGCTTGGAATTACCTTTACGGAAATTATTTTACACAGACCTTCAGTGGCACAAGCTTTAGAATTCCGGTGTCATCCAGAAGTTCCGCCATTGTCGGCAGTACAGTGTATTGGGAGGTGTATGGTTAA
- a CDS encoding helix-turn-helix domain-containing protein has product MLYLKLSELMDEKRINTKQLSEMTGIRWNTVDDMVKNKSKHWSPENLEKVMLALEISNISDLIEYKKDPID; this is encoded by the coding sequence ATGCTGTATTTAAAATTAAGTGAGCTCATGGACGAAAAGCGTATTAATACAAAGCAATTAAGCGAGATGACGGGGATACGCTGGAATACTGTTGATGACATGGTTAAGAACAAATCGAAGCATTGGTCTCCTGAGAATCTGGAGAAGGTAATGCTTGCTTTAGAGATCAGCAATATTTCAGACTTGATTGAATACAAAAAAGACCCTATCGATTAA
- a CDS encoding N-acetylmuramoyl-L-alanine amidase, translated as MRKVWIDAGHGGKDPGAVGNGLQEKDIVLVLSKGIKQRLESDYEGVQVLLTRGMDVFHELRDRTAAANKAGADLLVSIHCNAGGGAGGFESFRYTNASAASKSLQDVLHKEIMAALKAFAVTDRGQKAANLHMVRESKMPAVLTENLFIDVAAGAAKLKRQDVINALIDGHVTGIAKYLGLKKREAAATVSDKVTVIVNGKRIADGKLESGVTYVPLRAVGEALDAKVGWEKETKTATLTKF; from the coding sequence ATGAGGAAGGTATGGATTGATGCAGGTCACGGCGGTAAGGATCCTGGAGCTGTTGGAAACGGGCTGCAGGAAAAGGATATCGTCCTGGTGTTATCCAAAGGCATCAAGCAGCGTCTGGAGTCAGATTACGAGGGCGTGCAAGTCTTACTAACCAGAGGCATGGATGTGTTCCACGAGTTGAGGGATCGAACTGCTGCAGCTAACAAAGCTGGTGCAGATCTCCTTGTCTCCATTCACTGTAATGCAGGAGGCGGAGCTGGTGGGTTTGAGTCATTCAGATATACCAATGCTTCAGCGGCTTCGAAGTCCCTGCAAGACGTGCTTCATAAGGAGATCATGGCTGCGCTCAAAGCATTTGCAGTTACTGATCGCGGCCAGAAGGCAGCGAACCTCCACATGGTCCGTGAATCTAAAATGCCAGCGGTCCTGACGGAGAACCTGTTTATCGATGTGGCAGCTGGTGCGGCCAAGCTGAAACGGCAGGATGTCATTAATGCATTGATTGATGGCCATGTTACAGGGATCGCGAAATACCTGGGCCTTAAAAAAAGGGAGGCTGCAGCTACTGTGAGCGATAAGGTAACAGTCATCGTAAATGGAAAACGGATTGCTGATGGGAAACTTGAGAGCGGAGTGACATATGTACCTCTGCGGGCCGTGGGTGAAGCTCTTGACGCTAAAGTAGGGTGGGAAAAAGAAACAAAGACAGCTACACTAACAAAGTTTTAA
- a CDS encoding YolD-like family protein gives MTTRKKLEGNGLWESSRMMLPEHKEAIICQQHEECRKGRPILDAQEIELIESALAESYNDHRRITLQLFDEYEDLQLTGIVVMVHKFRREIKLSIETDEWQWIRIEDIISAT, from the coding sequence ATGACAACACGAAAAAAGCTGGAGGGTAACGGACTTTGGGAATCAAGCCGTATGATGCTGCCTGAGCATAAAGAAGCTATTATTTGTCAGCAACATGAAGAATGCCGAAAAGGAAGGCCAATACTAGATGCGCAGGAAATCGAACTAATCGAAAGCGCGTTGGCCGAATCTTATAATGACCATCGAAGAATTACATTGCAACTGTTTGATGAGTACGAGGATTTGCAATTGACCGGCATCGTTGTTATGGTCCATAAATTCAGACGGGAGATTAAGCTGTCGATAGAGACAGACGAATGGCAGTGGATTCGAATTGAAGACATAATTTCGGCCACTTAA
- a CDS encoding DUF3102 domain-containing protein, whose translation MNELTLSNDLQIITAEINSYKQIAGQSVFEIGKRLMHVKENDLAHGQWETWLEQVDLIPRTAQRMIQAYEQFSNTTTSSLLETSKIFEMLSLPESIDREEFIEQEHEIPSTGETKTVDEMTVRELREVKKALKNAEQDRAAAEQRAHEAEMDKQAAIAQKHALAQQIETLKSNTQRSPEDEKKLRELIEENQRLYQANRRMEDEMLERNTADENARSNLRKMKESLNKTRAYVDVDLSSALMYFSSISDHREAQEYAAKFWAELDETISRNRAKWNQALQNPIIEEVGEDAGKVFDIS comes from the coding sequence ATGAACGAGCTAACATTATCTAACGATCTTCAGATTATAACCGCTGAAATAAACAGTTACAAACAAATCGCCGGACAGTCAGTATTCGAGATCGGCAAACGATTAATGCACGTAAAGGAAAATGACTTGGCTCATGGGCAATGGGAAACATGGCTTGAACAGGTTGATTTAATTCCGCGAACCGCACAGCGAATGATTCAGGCGTATGAGCAGTTCTCAAATACGACGACGTCGTCGCTTTTGGAAACAAGCAAAATCTTTGAAATGCTCTCACTTCCAGAATCTATCGACAGGGAAGAGTTCATCGAACAGGAACACGAAATCCCTTCAACGGGAGAAACGAAGACAGTTGATGAAATGACGGTCCGTGAACTCCGGGAAGTGAAGAAGGCGCTAAAGAATGCAGAACAGGATAGGGCAGCAGCCGAACAGCGAGCTCACGAAGCTGAGATGGACAAGCAGGCTGCAATAGCACAAAAGCATGCTCTTGCCCAACAGATTGAAACGTTAAAATCCAACACACAACGTTCACCGGAGGATGAAAAGAAGCTGCGTGAGCTGATCGAGGAAAACCAGCGTTTGTATCAAGCTAATCGCAGGATGGAAGACGAAATGCTTGAGCGGAATACCGCTGATGAAAATGCCCGTTCAAATCTTCGAAAAATGAAGGAGTCACTGAACAAAACAAGGGCCTATGTGGATGTCGATCTGTCAAGCGCTCTGATGTACTTCTCATCCATTTCAGATCACCGTGAAGCTCAAGAATACGCCGCTAAATTTTGGGCGGAGTTGGATGAAACAATCAGTCGCAATCGGGCCAAATGGAACCAAGCATTACAGAATCCAATTATTGAGGAGGTAGGGGAGGATGCAGGCAAAGTTTTTGACATCAGTTGA
- a CDS encoding baseplate assembly protein, producing the protein MTLVDLPDIKFVEDDVDKVFAELVTIFQGITGRILNRADPDMLALRAFGMMFVQQRVLINQVAKGELLRYAKGVILDHLGDPETPRLQAEPALTTERFTLSIPLVTPQVIPAGTRVAPEGAEGSILFATKNAVTIPAGVTSIDVLIECVTPGVIGNGFLSGQVNTLIDPLPFVASVTNLTTTTGGADTEDDDSYRERIRMAPESFSTAGPEQGYIYWAKTASAAIVDVAAVSESPVEVTVVPLLEGGVIPTQEILDAVAEKVNGRRIRPLTDKVTVQAPAVVPYNIELTYYISSDRAAESLVIRDAVEKAVASYALWQKSKLGRHINQSELIGRIMNVGALRVNVVSPVYTPITDLQVAQDVTINATFGGFAND; encoded by the coding sequence ATGACACTCGTTGATTTACCGGATATCAAATTTGTTGAGGATGATGTGGACAAGGTTTTTGCCGAGTTGGTCACCATCTTCCAGGGGATCACCGGTCGGATATTAAACCGAGCTGATCCTGATATGCTGGCTCTTCGGGCGTTCGGGATGATGTTTGTCCAGCAACGCGTTCTTATTAATCAGGTGGCAAAGGGTGAGTTACTTCGTTATGCCAAGGGCGTTATTCTTGATCACTTGGGTGATCCGGAAACGCCTCGGCTGCAGGCTGAACCAGCTCTTACTACAGAGCGATTCACGCTATCTATCCCCCTTGTAACTCCACAGGTCATCCCAGCGGGAACCCGAGTCGCTCCAGAAGGTGCAGAGGGTTCTATTTTATTTGCCACTAAAAACGCGGTGACCATTCCAGCGGGAGTCACATCAATTGATGTCCTGATCGAGTGCGTAACACCAGGTGTGATTGGAAATGGTTTTTTGTCAGGACAGGTTAATACACTGATCGACCCTTTACCGTTTGTCGCGTCCGTGACGAACCTGACCACCACCACAGGCGGCGCAGATACCGAGGATGACGATTCATATCGGGAGCGCATCAGAATGGCTCCTGAGTCGTTTTCTACGGCTGGACCGGAACAAGGATACATTTACTGGGCCAAGACCGCCAGTGCCGCTATTGTGGACGTTGCGGCCGTGTCAGAGTCACCGGTGGAGGTTACTGTCGTGCCATTGCTTGAGGGAGGGGTTATCCCGACTCAGGAAATCCTTGACGCTGTGGCTGAAAAAGTTAATGGCCGTAGAATCCGACCACTTACAGATAAGGTTACCGTCCAGGCTCCTGCGGTAGTCCCTTACAACATCGAGTTAACCTATTACATCAGCAGTGATCGTGCTGCCGAGTCCTTGGTCATACGGGATGCTGTAGAGAAGGCCGTGGCGTCCTATGCGTTGTGGCAGAAATCAAAGCTTGGACGGCATATAAATCAGTCCGAGCTGATCGGCAGGATTATGAATGTCGGAGCACTTCGGGTTAATGTGGTCAGTCCTGTCTATACGCCGATAACTGATCTGCAGGTGGCCCAAGATGTGACGATTAACGCCACGTTCGGAGGTTTTGCCAATGATTAA